A region from the Populus trichocarpa isolate Nisqually-1 chromosome 18, P.trichocarpa_v4.1, whole genome shotgun sequence genome encodes:
- the LOC7458387 gene encoding topless-related protein 1 isoform X2, translating into MLELAAVMTSSLSRDLIFLILQFLDEEKFKETAHKLEQESGLFFNAKYFEELVLGGDWDEVEKYLSGFTKVDDNRYSMKIFFEIRKQKYLEALDKLDRTKAVDILMKDLKVFASFNEDLFKEITQLLTLDNFRENDQLSNYRDTKSARAIMLLELKKLMESNPLFRDKLQYPNIKNSRLRMLINQSCRNANHAYPQLAASNHLIASAPKSEGFLSVVANGSFQPAPAPAPAPAPAPAPAPIPIQTPLTTWISNPATVTHPIVLGGGLNFIGPNPGVAMPKGHGDSDVSRPRVSGALERVMLAGNSSGQNHYGLAFNMTEELPKTVARTLNQGSVPTSMDFHPIQQTLLLVGTGIGDITLWEVSSREKLESKSFQVWDIGASSMVLKASIMKDPSVSVKRVLWSPDGSLFGVAYSKHIVQIYTYYDGHGIRHHIEIDAHIGSVNDLAFCNPKQPAVITCGDDKTIRVWEVATGAELYTFKGHEAPVHSVCPHSRETVHFVFSTSVDGKIKAWLYDMMGSRVDYDAPGRSCSTMAYSADGKRLFSCGTNQDGESHMVEWNENEGTIKRTYQGFHKRSLGVVQFDTTKNRFLAVGDDYLIKFWDMDSPSLLTTIDAEGGLPTSPRIRFNKGGNLLAVSANDNRIKILATVDGLCLMRTFESHSLVASRVGIASEAPIKNGDSRSSEGVKTRVPEEVHPPKIWKLTEINDPSKLQSLRLSTRIKTDKIARLVYTNSGTAILALALNAIHLLWKWPRNDLNSSGKATTKAAPQLVQPGSGVLMTNDLVDARTEEAVPCFALSKNDSYIMSASGGKISLFNTMTFKTMTAFMPPPPAATYLAFHPQDNNIVAVGMDDSTIHIYNVRVDEVKSKLMGHSKRIAGLAFSNVLNTLVSSGADAQVIVWSTDRWERKKNCVLQIPAGRTPPAMSGTQVQFHQDQIHLLVVHETLLAIYETTKLECLKQWNIGEFSAPISHATFSCDSQLVYASFVDGTLRIFGASNLQVRCQINPNAYLQSDVGSSVYPLAVAAHPQEPNQFAIGLTDGSIQVFEPLESEGKWGMPPPAENGASSSMPPAPPAVPLDKPQNMD; encoded by the exons ATGCTTG AACTGGCTGCTGTAATGACGTCTTCGCTCAGCCGAGaccttatctttttaattttgcagTTTCTTGATGAAGAAAAGTTCAAAGAAACTGCTCACAA GCTGGAGCAGGAATCAGGGTTGTTCTTTAATGCAAAGTACTTTGAGGAGCTTGTGTTGGGTGGCGACTGGGATGAGGTTGAGAAGTATCTTTCTGGGTTTACCAAAGTGGATGATAACCGATATTCgatgaagatattttttgaaattcgcAAGCAAAAGTATCTGGAAGCATTGGATAA GCTTGATCGGACCAAGGCTGTAGATATCCTCATGAAGGATCTCAAAGTTTTTGCCTCTTTTAATGAAGACTTGTTCAAAGAAATTACTCAGCTGCTTACATTGGATAATTTCAG GGAAAATGATCAACTCTCGAATTATAGAGATACAAAGTCAGCAAGAGCAATTATGTTGCTTGAGCTGAAAAAGCTTATGGAGTCAAATCCCCTTTTCCGTGACAAATTGCAGTatcctaacataaaaaattcaagattacgAATGCTTATCAACCAAAG TTGTAGAAATGCTAATCATGCATATCCCCAACTAGCAGCGAGCAATCACCTCATAGCTTCTGCACCAAAGTCTGAAGGTTTTCTCTCAGTAGTTGCAAATGGG TCATTCCAGCCTGCACCAGCACCTGctccagcaccagcaccagcaccagcaccagctcCAATACCAATTCAAACACCTTTAACAACATGGATTTCCAATCCTGCAACTGTAACCCACCCAATAGTTCTTGGAGGAGGATTAAATTTCATCGGTCCAAATCCAG GTGTAGCAATGCCAAAAGGTCATGGGGATTCTGATGTGTCAAGACCAAGAGTTTCTGGGGCTTTGGAAAGG GTAATGTTGGCAGGAAATAGTTCTGGTCAAAATCATTATGGCTTGGCCTTTAACATGACCGAAGAGTTGCCCAAGACTGTGGCACGGACATTAAATCAAGGCTCAGTTCCCACAAGCATGGATTTCCATCCTATCCAACAGACTCTACTTCTGG TTGGAACTGGTATCGGGGACATTACTTTGTGGGAAGTTAGTTCTAGGGAGAAGTTGGAGTCAAAAAGTTTTCAGGTATGGGATATTGGAGCAAGTTCAATGGTATTGAAG GCATCTATAATGAAGGACCCATCTGTTTCAGTTAAACGCGTATTATGGAGTCCTGATGGTTCTTTATTTG GGGTTGCATATTCTAAGCATATAGTACAGATATACACTTATTATGATGGACATGGTATTCGGCATCATATAGAG ATTGATGCTCATATTGGAAGTGTAAATGACCTAGCATTTTGCAATCCCAAGCAACCAGCGGTCATTACTTGTGGTGACGACAAGACCATCAGG gtGTGGGAAGTGGCCACTGGTGCCGAATTGTATACGTTCAAAGGTCATGAAGCTCCTGTTCATTCTGTCTGCCCCCATTCTAGGGAAACTGTTCAT TTTGTCTTTTCGACATCAGTGGATGGAAAAATAAAGGCGTGGTTGTATGACATGATGGGGTCTAGGGTTGATTATGATGCTCCTGGTCGATCATGCTCCACGATGGCATATAGCGCTGATGGGAAAAG GCTATTTTCATGCGGGACCAATCAAGATGGGGAGTCACACATGGTGGAATGGAATGAAAATGAAGGTACTATAAAGAGAACCTACCAAGGCTTTCACAAGCGTTCTTTGGGTGTTGTTCAATTTGATACTACCAAGAATAGATTCTTGGCTGTCGGCGATGACTACTTGATCAAATTCTGGGATATGGATAGTCCTTCTCTTTTGACAACCATTGATGCAGAGGGAGGCCTACCA ACAAGTCCACGTATTCGATTCAATAAAGGAGGGAACCTGTTGGCTGTTTCTGCTAATGATAATAGAATCAAAATCTTGGCGACAGTTGATGGTCTCTGTTTGATGCGCACATTTGAAAGCCATTCACTGGTTGCCTCGAGAGTTGGAATTGCATCTGAGGCACCGATAAAG AATGGTGACTCTAGAAGCTCAGAAGGTGTAAAGACAAGGGTGCCTGAAGAAGTACATCCACCAAAGATATGGAAGCTCACTGAGATTAATGATCCTTCCAAGCTTCAGTCATTGAGGCTCTCCACTCGCATTAAAACAGATAAG ATTGCAAGGTTGGTCTACACAAATTCAGGCACTGCCATCTTGGCACTTGCATTAAATGCTATTCATCTACTTTGGAAGTGGCCTCGAAATGACCTTAATTCGAGTGGGAAG GCAACAACCAAGGCTGCCCCTCAATTGGTGCAACCAGGATCTGGCGTATTAATGACTAATGATCTAGTTGATGCTAGAACAGAAGAGGCTGTGCCGTGTTTCGCTTTGTCCAAGAATGATTCCTACATCATGTCAGCATCTGGAGGGAAAATTTCCTTGTTCAACACAATGACATTCAAG ACTATGACAGCATTCATGCCTCCACCACCTGCAGCGACGTATCTTGCGTTTCATCCTCAAGATAACAATATTGTTGCAGTGGGAATGGATGATTCCACAATACACATATATAATGTTCGTGTGGATGAG GTCAAGAGCAAACTTATGGGTCACTCTAAGAGAATCGCTGGTCTTGCCTTCTCTAACGTGCTGAATACCCTTGTTTCCTCAGGTGCAGATGCTCAG GTTATAGTGTGGAGCACTGATAGGtgggaaaggaagaagaattgTGTGTTGCAGATTCCAGCTGGAAGGACACCTCCAGCAATGTCAGGCACCCAAGTCCAGTTTCACCAAGATCAAATCCATTTGCTTGTTGTACATGAGACTCTGCTCGCCATTTATGAAACAACAAAACTTGAATGCTTAAAACAG TGGAACATTGGAGAATTTTCAGCACCTATCTCCCATGCAACATTCTCTTGTGATAGCCAGTTGGTTTATGCCAGCTTCGTGGATGGAACTTTGCGCATATTTGGTGCATCAAATCTTCAAGTGAGATGCCAGATTAATCCAAATGCCTACCTTCAATCAGATGTCGG TTCTTCAGTATATCCACTAGCAGTTGCTGCACATCCCCAAGAACCTAATCAGTTTGCCATCGGCCTAACAGATGGAAGTATTCAAGTTTTCGAGCCTCTTGAATCTGAGGGCAAATGGGGCATGCCCCCACCTGCCGAAAATGGAGCATCAAGTAGCATGCCACCCGCGCCTCCAGCTGTCCCCTTAGATAAACCCCAGAACATGGACTGA
- the LOC7458387 gene encoding topless-related protein 1 isoform X1, whose product MLELAAVMTSSLSRDLIFLILQFLDEEKFKETAHKLEQESGLFFNAKYFEELVLGGDWDEVEKYLSGFTKVDDNRYSMKIFFEIRKQKYLEALDKLDRTKAVDILMKDLKVFASFNEDLFKEITQLLTLDNFRENDQLSNYRDTKSARAIMLLELKKLMESNPLFRDKLQYPNIKNSRLRMLINQSLNWQHSLCGNPGQNPDIRTLFVDHSCRNANHAYPQLAASNHLIASAPKSEGFLSVVANGSFQPAPAPAPAPAPAPAPAPIPIQTPLTTWISNPATVTHPIVLGGGLNFIGPNPGVAMPKGHGDSDVSRPRVSGALERVMLAGNSSGQNHYGLAFNMTEELPKTVARTLNQGSVPTSMDFHPIQQTLLLVGTGIGDITLWEVSSREKLESKSFQVWDIGASSMVLKASIMKDPSVSVKRVLWSPDGSLFGVAYSKHIVQIYTYYDGHGIRHHIEIDAHIGSVNDLAFCNPKQPAVITCGDDKTIRVWEVATGAELYTFKGHEAPVHSVCPHSRETVHFVFSTSVDGKIKAWLYDMMGSRVDYDAPGRSCSTMAYSADGKRLFSCGTNQDGESHMVEWNENEGTIKRTYQGFHKRSLGVVQFDTTKNRFLAVGDDYLIKFWDMDSPSLLTTIDAEGGLPTSPRIRFNKGGNLLAVSANDNRIKILATVDGLCLMRTFESHSLVASRVGIASEAPIKNGDSRSSEGVKTRVPEEVHPPKIWKLTEINDPSKLQSLRLSTRIKTDKIARLVYTNSGTAILALALNAIHLLWKWPRNDLNSSGKATTKAAPQLVQPGSGVLMTNDLVDARTEEAVPCFALSKNDSYIMSASGGKISLFNTMTFKTMTAFMPPPPAATYLAFHPQDNNIVAVGMDDSTIHIYNVRVDEVKSKLMGHSKRIAGLAFSNVLNTLVSSGADAQVIVWSTDRWERKKNCVLQIPAGRTPPAMSGTQVQFHQDQIHLLVVHETLLAIYETTKLECLKQWNIGEFSAPISHATFSCDSQLVYASFVDGTLRIFGASNLQVRCQINPNAYLQSDVGSSVYPLAVAAHPQEPNQFAIGLTDGSIQVFEPLESEGKWGMPPPAENGASSSMPPAPPAVPLDKPQNMD is encoded by the exons ATGCTTG AACTGGCTGCTGTAATGACGTCTTCGCTCAGCCGAGaccttatctttttaattttgcagTTTCTTGATGAAGAAAAGTTCAAAGAAACTGCTCACAA GCTGGAGCAGGAATCAGGGTTGTTCTTTAATGCAAAGTACTTTGAGGAGCTTGTGTTGGGTGGCGACTGGGATGAGGTTGAGAAGTATCTTTCTGGGTTTACCAAAGTGGATGATAACCGATATTCgatgaagatattttttgaaattcgcAAGCAAAAGTATCTGGAAGCATTGGATAA GCTTGATCGGACCAAGGCTGTAGATATCCTCATGAAGGATCTCAAAGTTTTTGCCTCTTTTAATGAAGACTTGTTCAAAGAAATTACTCAGCTGCTTACATTGGATAATTTCAG GGAAAATGATCAACTCTCGAATTATAGAGATACAAAGTCAGCAAGAGCAATTATGTTGCTTGAGCTGAAAAAGCTTATGGAGTCAAATCCCCTTTTCCGTGACAAATTGCAGTatcctaacataaaaaattcaagattacgAATGCTTATCAACCAAAG CTTGAATTGGCAGCATTCCCTTTGTGGTAATCCAGGGCAAAATCCTGATATAAGAACCCTCTTTGTTGATCACAGTTGTAGAAATGCTAATCATGCATATCCCCAACTAGCAGCGAGCAATCACCTCATAGCTTCTGCACCAAAGTCTGAAGGTTTTCTCTCAGTAGTTGCAAATGGG TCATTCCAGCCTGCACCAGCACCTGctccagcaccagcaccagcaccagcaccagctcCAATACCAATTCAAACACCTTTAACAACATGGATTTCCAATCCTGCAACTGTAACCCACCCAATAGTTCTTGGAGGAGGATTAAATTTCATCGGTCCAAATCCAG GTGTAGCAATGCCAAAAGGTCATGGGGATTCTGATGTGTCAAGACCAAGAGTTTCTGGGGCTTTGGAAAGG GTAATGTTGGCAGGAAATAGTTCTGGTCAAAATCATTATGGCTTGGCCTTTAACATGACCGAAGAGTTGCCCAAGACTGTGGCACGGACATTAAATCAAGGCTCAGTTCCCACAAGCATGGATTTCCATCCTATCCAACAGACTCTACTTCTGG TTGGAACTGGTATCGGGGACATTACTTTGTGGGAAGTTAGTTCTAGGGAGAAGTTGGAGTCAAAAAGTTTTCAGGTATGGGATATTGGAGCAAGTTCAATGGTATTGAAG GCATCTATAATGAAGGACCCATCTGTTTCAGTTAAACGCGTATTATGGAGTCCTGATGGTTCTTTATTTG GGGTTGCATATTCTAAGCATATAGTACAGATATACACTTATTATGATGGACATGGTATTCGGCATCATATAGAG ATTGATGCTCATATTGGAAGTGTAAATGACCTAGCATTTTGCAATCCCAAGCAACCAGCGGTCATTACTTGTGGTGACGACAAGACCATCAGG gtGTGGGAAGTGGCCACTGGTGCCGAATTGTATACGTTCAAAGGTCATGAAGCTCCTGTTCATTCTGTCTGCCCCCATTCTAGGGAAACTGTTCAT TTTGTCTTTTCGACATCAGTGGATGGAAAAATAAAGGCGTGGTTGTATGACATGATGGGGTCTAGGGTTGATTATGATGCTCCTGGTCGATCATGCTCCACGATGGCATATAGCGCTGATGGGAAAAG GCTATTTTCATGCGGGACCAATCAAGATGGGGAGTCACACATGGTGGAATGGAATGAAAATGAAGGTACTATAAAGAGAACCTACCAAGGCTTTCACAAGCGTTCTTTGGGTGTTGTTCAATTTGATACTACCAAGAATAGATTCTTGGCTGTCGGCGATGACTACTTGATCAAATTCTGGGATATGGATAGTCCTTCTCTTTTGACAACCATTGATGCAGAGGGAGGCCTACCA ACAAGTCCACGTATTCGATTCAATAAAGGAGGGAACCTGTTGGCTGTTTCTGCTAATGATAATAGAATCAAAATCTTGGCGACAGTTGATGGTCTCTGTTTGATGCGCACATTTGAAAGCCATTCACTGGTTGCCTCGAGAGTTGGAATTGCATCTGAGGCACCGATAAAG AATGGTGACTCTAGAAGCTCAGAAGGTGTAAAGACAAGGGTGCCTGAAGAAGTACATCCACCAAAGATATGGAAGCTCACTGAGATTAATGATCCTTCCAAGCTTCAGTCATTGAGGCTCTCCACTCGCATTAAAACAGATAAG ATTGCAAGGTTGGTCTACACAAATTCAGGCACTGCCATCTTGGCACTTGCATTAAATGCTATTCATCTACTTTGGAAGTGGCCTCGAAATGACCTTAATTCGAGTGGGAAG GCAACAACCAAGGCTGCCCCTCAATTGGTGCAACCAGGATCTGGCGTATTAATGACTAATGATCTAGTTGATGCTAGAACAGAAGAGGCTGTGCCGTGTTTCGCTTTGTCCAAGAATGATTCCTACATCATGTCAGCATCTGGAGGGAAAATTTCCTTGTTCAACACAATGACATTCAAG ACTATGACAGCATTCATGCCTCCACCACCTGCAGCGACGTATCTTGCGTTTCATCCTCAAGATAACAATATTGTTGCAGTGGGAATGGATGATTCCACAATACACATATATAATGTTCGTGTGGATGAG GTCAAGAGCAAACTTATGGGTCACTCTAAGAGAATCGCTGGTCTTGCCTTCTCTAACGTGCTGAATACCCTTGTTTCCTCAGGTGCAGATGCTCAG GTTATAGTGTGGAGCACTGATAGGtgggaaaggaagaagaattgTGTGTTGCAGATTCCAGCTGGAAGGACACCTCCAGCAATGTCAGGCACCCAAGTCCAGTTTCACCAAGATCAAATCCATTTGCTTGTTGTACATGAGACTCTGCTCGCCATTTATGAAACAACAAAACTTGAATGCTTAAAACAG TGGAACATTGGAGAATTTTCAGCACCTATCTCCCATGCAACATTCTCTTGTGATAGCCAGTTGGTTTATGCCAGCTTCGTGGATGGAACTTTGCGCATATTTGGTGCATCAAATCTTCAAGTGAGATGCCAGATTAATCCAAATGCCTACCTTCAATCAGATGTCGG TTCTTCAGTATATCCACTAGCAGTTGCTGCACATCCCCAAGAACCTAATCAGTTTGCCATCGGCCTAACAGATGGAAGTATTCAAGTTTTCGAGCCTCTTGAATCTGAGGGCAAATGGGGCATGCCCCCACCTGCCGAAAATGGAGCATCAAGTAGCATGCCACCCGCGCCTCCAGCTGTCCCCTTAGATAAACCCCAGAACATGGACTGA